Part of the Mytilus edulis chromosome 9, xbMytEdul2.2, whole genome shotgun sequence genome, GATAGAGGGTCATGCAATACTTGTACAGTTCAGGTTTTTATGTAACTGTATCCGACAATAGAAAAGGACGGATTGGAAAATAAAGCGGAATTGTTTTTACATGTATGAATATTTGATGATATTATGCTGTTAAAAGTGGTAAACATGTATTTTCTCCAATATACAGACTGGTCTGTATATTTTATGTTGCCTTTTAattctttatctttttaatcTAGTAAGATTGAAACCATTACGCGTTGAAAATAGAAAAGTCCTTTTATATGACTTATGATAGTTTTGAATCTGAAATTCAGGTATTTCTACATCTGCAACATTCTACATCACAAAGAATTGGTTCGTTAATTGCAAACCAAACTTGGCAGGAATTTCCCATTTACATCCTGTTATGGTTCCTATCTTACTAGTTCAAAAAATACCAGAACATAGCGTCATCAAATAATGAATACCCAGTCTCCATCCTTTGCCAAGTgcataatttcttaaaataattatGCGTGAGATGTATGTATACTGACGTCTACTAATACAACCACACTTTTCGTGAACTCATCAAACCATACTTTTAAGGAGCGCTGGCAAAAGGAACGTCCATGAAAATTGACAATGCAGACTATATCAATAAAGGAACAAGTGAAAGACAATTGTCATACATGTGTGTCATGAAGTTCTTTCATCTCAATTTATTTGCATATCAAAACATGTATAATGTTACATGgttcattttctatgtttgtgTTTCTTTCTACAATGACGCTTAGTAGGTTTCGTTGTAGTTGCCTCCGTTATGGTGGTTGTTTGTTCGGTTGTCGTATCGGGGCTTTCAGTCGTTGTATCTGGGCAGTTTCCTCGTGGAATGATATCACTTGCATCACAAAGAATACCAGTCGGAGGAGATGTACATGTTGATGGTATGGTGCAAGGAACAGAATTCACGGGAGGTACTAAAAGGATATagaaagataaataaaaacatgtaaTCATGTGTTTGTTGAATCATACCAAAGTCCTAAGTGACATTTGTCATTAAACTGTTGTATGGATGTATTTATCGATTGATGGCTGACATCCAATGACCAGTACATTCATATCCAGATACCCATGTTATTGTTAATAGAAataggaaggtgtggtatgagtgtcaatgagacaactctccatccaagtaacaatttataaaagtaacatatacaaacgacaactactggacatcatattcctgacttaagcCAGGTGCAAACAATTGAAGCGGGATTAAACGTTGTAATGAtacttttctgaaacaatagtataacatcacaacatagaaagacatacaataaaatatcaattggaatgactTAACTCAAATATACGAATAAAATGATGTGTACCATACCTACACGTGGAATAGTTGTTACCCTATCTGAACATGGTATGCGGTGCGTCGATACGGAAGCGCCTTGTGTTTATCGGATGGAAAGCAATAACCAATTTACAAGTCTTTGAATTGACACGATAGGGGAAAATTcgccatatttttttttccaatgataaaattgagaaaggaaatggagaatgtgtcaaaacgacaacaACCCTTAATGTTGGGTAATGCAAAACAATGACACTTAATGTTGGTTAATGCAAAACAAAAAcgatataaaaaacaaatacaggaataatgacaaaaaaaacatgtaatatttATTTTGCTTATTCAAAAAATATACTATCATTagcattttttctaaaaaaatattcaattaaacGATTATTATATACTTACATGTTGCAGGTGTTCCGGATTCTGCAAGAGAAGTATGATAAATTATCAGAAGGCTGAAACAATAAATTTACTTTTCAGTATTATAAGTTTTGGTTATTTATATGTGTGGTCTCTTTTTTGGATAAACACAATACTTTCTTATACTTGTACTTTCTAGATGCCTATTAACAGTGTATAACAAAAAGCTACTAGGTATGACTGAATTGCactgaaaacataaaattaatacaACTTTTCCACAACATCAcactaaaaaattcaaaataaatttcaaaaaaaggaTGTTTACGCTTTTATTACAAGCAATTCCTATTCCACCAATGACATTTCAGTGGCtcattacaaatacaaataccgTCATTGGTTGTATCAAATACAATATAGGAAATATGTAGTCGACGGGTAGTTATCAAATAGactacattttagataaatgttgAACTGATAATCTTCACTTCAAGATTGAAAGAAACCAacaataatgtttttaaaaaatgacaCACAAAGACATGACAAAGAAGAAATACCGcaactttttttttctgtataatctTGAATTAATTGGATGTTGGAAGAAATTTAACTAGGATTGTTCTTACCTACAGCTTCTACAACTCCTGTAGAACCTTCTCCCGCAACGTCATTTGCGCCACAAATTACACATATATCAGTAAATTCTCCTGTGTGGTTTGTGAAGTCTCCTTTACCTGAAAGagaatcaaaaactttaaaaacattatatttgTGTAAATGAACTAGTAGATTATGAATCACGACATACACATCGAACCAACAGAATCATTACAGATTTTTTTGATAGGTTTCCCTTTGGGGTATTACACCCTACTGTTTTAAATCGGGGGGTAATAAATTAACCTTTATCTAATAGAATACAAATAAACTATACTTAAACATGTCCGTTTGGTGACAAAAGACATTATCAAATCCAATCCAACGGATACTGaaaatcatttttgtttgttctgGCAAGTACCAGTTGAAAAGAAtattaaatgatatgatatgTATTTTGCGATGCTTTCTGATCGTTTATCAGTGATATACATAACTCATCGTACTGTGTATGGTCAACATTGCATACTTTTAATGATTCCAATATCTAATAAGATATGGTTTGTATTTTCCTTTGATTGATTTGCATATTTGTCATGTCGGCTCCCTTAATTGCTGAATTTAGCATGTATTAGATAGTTGATTTGTGCATCGTTAAAGGTTTAAGTTGAATTGCTGAtgctaaaatattaatttttgtctCCGGTAGATAGTTGCCTCATTGTCTAAGATAGCATATTTCCGCACTTTTATATCAGATAAATCACAACATGCAAGTGATATAATGATAGAAAATCTAATTAATTCTATTGTCATGTATGTACTTTTGGGGTTTATCTTTTGAATTTATCAGTATTTATGTTGATAAGActgaaaacaaacacaaaaaagcattatcaaaacattttcagTAGAAAAAAAACCTTGAATGTAACAAGCAAACTTTTGTCTTTTAGaatcttattatatatcaaaatgaTCAACAATATATAAACACGTACGTTCTAATAGAAATTTAAACTTCACAGGGCTCCCAATGTCATAAAAGATTGTAAAACAAACATAATCGTCAATTTCCTGCTTCATCCTACAAAAGTAAATTCTATAATATTCTTGGTCAAATCACAGTAACATGAACATctaaacatgattttattaaattaaacatTTGCTTTGTTATTTTGACCGTTAtttttgtaccaagtcagaaatacgACATTCGTTGTCGATTCGGTTGATgagtttgagtttttgatttttccatttgataagggactttctgttttgaattttcctcggagttcaatttttttctgattttactttttgaaatgaCGATTCAAAAACGATATTACGATTTTTTATACTGGTAACTATGGTCAGTCACTATGGTAGACGACACATCTAATGCACTTTATTTCAAAACCAACCTTTAAGGGTTTCGAGTTACTGAATTTTTCAGAGGAATTTTTTACGAACTGTATTTTTTAACATGATACCGAGCTGTCCACTTTTTCgattatttaaaagattttaaacacCTTTGCATTTTTGTTAAACCTTTAATTAaccaataaaacaaatgtttaacaacAAAAGTTTACAACTTATGTCAATAGAAATATTCGCTATACAGATAgtatttcaaaatacaaaaatggtATTGACATATCAATCATAAACAGATCATCAAATGACAATACTCTTCAATTAATTAATACACATACATTTAAATGGTGTCTCAACTATTTGGTTCAGGGCATCAAAGTCCTTGTATTGAACATGGTAGAAGCAAAATTTGTTTCATTGATAGAAATCGATGTTATAATTCAGAGTTAAACATATTTCTTCCCAAAAATTCTAATTGTCTTCAAGATGTCTAACAATCATGTCTTAAACAAAGATATGAATATGGATACAAAATACAGTCCGACTAAAGCAATCCTCATTATTCATTTGAGTTTGTAATGCAAAATGTGGATAGTGTGCTGGCTTCAGTCgggtttttacaaaatattaagtGATATCTTTTCTTAGTTTGGTCACAGACCATCTGATATTTCCGtcgtaaaaaataaagataataatcagaatgacaaaataataatcctaatgacaaaatattaactCAAGTAAGTAAGAACACCTAAGCGTATTAACTCTTAAAAACCAGTTGTGCGCTTTAATCCCATATTATTATTAAGCAGAAATCAAGcttttgaacgacaaaattagtTTTTGTCAAGCTGCTTTATAGCCAACCAAATTATTCCTGTAAATTGTGCTGTTCAAATTTctagaaattttcaaatttttgttaatacgtcaaagtaaatattttatcaaattttatgaaagttaaacgagtcaaatctatttttattcaaaatgttaggTACCCCTTAAACAATCCAAAAAGAAATGAGGAATAGTTTCCAATTTGACTTCTAGCTGTTACATTAAACAAAATAGGCCAAAACGACTTGAATCTAAGCGTTTATAATTTTATTCGTTTGTGCATATCGACATCAAAGCTGACAGGTATGTTCTGAAGTGATTACACCCCTCTTCATCTATCAATATAACTAGGACACATGTCAAAGTATTTAGGAATTCTtccggtttttttttcgttttttattttatttcagaggaCAGGTTGATCTTTATTGCTTTAATGACTGAGATTTATCCACAACATCaaggaaaacaaaatataaaacattgacATACCTAACAATAAGAAAGCGTTCTGTTATTTGATGACACCGCAATATTACAGAGCCACCATAAATACTTGTTTCACCATCACTACTAAATTTCCATGTGCCTCCATTGATATTAAATGTTTTGTTGCGCCATTCACAGGGAAATTTGCATGGAAACTCCGTGATGCCTGAAATTTGAAGTTGATGATATTGGAAAATATAATTTGAAGTTGATGATATTGGAAAATATAATATGTGAACATGAAAAAACTTTCAatacattaattatttttatcttttttatctttttactGAAATATACTACCTTGTCACACTACAAATACTACATTGGACTATCTTAATACAGTTGGTGGCAGACCAAACATTACATGTAGACGGGCGTGCACTACATGTAAACGCCATATTAACTCCGAAACTTCCGTAGACAAAAAAGTAAACAGGTGATATGAccaaaaaaatctaataaaatcaGTCAAATTATTCTTAGTTCAGCTTTGGCTGAGGAAGTTTCAACACtagtttttgaaaatataaataagagcACAAGCGAACATATATATTCCTTTTACGTACATCATTATTTACACTGAAATAGTCTACATCATGATAACTTTAATACACAGTGATTTGATTGATTAATAggtacttttccatcccaaattcatgtatttagttttgatgttatatttgttactctcggattttgtataatgcttagttcgtttctgtgtgtgttacattttaatgttgtgtcgtcattctcctcttatattaaatgcgtttccctcagttttgaggtgtgacccggatttgttttttttttctatcgatttatcagttttgaacatcggtatactaatgttgcctttatttgacgcCACTGTCAGCACTATTGTACtttttcgtggcggtcagttttttgtttgttttttgttttgtgtggAGGAAATCGGAGTTCCCGGAGATAACCTCCGATCTTGGGTGGGAAAACTGACAAACATAGTCTATTAAGATTGAAGTGGATGTGCGTACCTGCCACGGTCGGGATTCGAACGGACAACCTCATCAGCGATGACAGGCTATTGATATAGTAGTAACAAGCTCCTTAGCCCATTCGGTCAATAAGGCCCCgtgtttaattaaatattttattacaacttGGTGATAATATTATAGAGTCTTCCTTGTTTATGCTTCGAAAAGCACATGTAGCATAGCACATGGCAAATTGTTTTTAAACTCTATGAAAGCTGCAAtaaacgtttcttttttttattatttcaaacagacaacaatagaTATGGAAGATGcagtatgagtaccaatgagacaactctccatccaagtcacactatacaaaagtaaaccattgtaattcaaggtacggtctttaacacggagcctaggttcacactgaacagcaagctataaaggacctcaaaaattactattgtaaaaccattcaaacgggaaaaccaacggtctaatctacataaaaaacgagaaacgataaacacttatgaactacataaacaaacgacaatgttTATAATTGTTTCTTACGTCTTATCGGGATTGAAAACAACGACGTCATTGAATTTCATTCTTAAGAAATCAATTTTCGACTGATGGCTTGAAAATTTGTCTTGTAAAATTACAGTGATAAGTTATGCTTTTAACTGACAGTGGTACTATCGTTGGATTGTTCAAATGACtatcaatttcatttcatttgaaagtggggTTTTCCGGTTTTCCATTTGTAGgacttatatatatatgggaACTTGT contains:
- the LOC139490369 gene encoding uncharacterized protein; the encoded protein is MHTKMLVCLLFFMFEISAGITEFPCKFPCEWRNKTFNINGGTWKFSSDGETSIYGGSVILRCHQITERFLIVRMKQEIDDYVCFTIFYDIGSPVKFKFLLERKGDFTNHTGEFTDICVICGANDVAGEGSTGVVEAVESGTPATLPPVNSVPCTIPSTCTSPPTGILCDASDIIPRGNCPDTTTESPDTTTEQTTTITEATTTKPTKRHCRKKHKHRK